In a genomic window of Lycium ferocissimum isolate CSIRO_LF1 chromosome 9, AGI_CSIRO_Lferr_CH_V1, whole genome shotgun sequence:
- the LOC132032078 gene encoding secreted RxLR effector protein 161-like: MHTCKPVSTLLAPHFKLSELQKPQSEDEVEHMLKVPYASAGASDIGLTFQKGGGGISILGYVDYDYAGDLDRRRSTTGYIFALVGSVVSWKSTLQSIIALSTTEAEYMVATKVVKEAIWLKGLVVELSLVQ, encoded by the exons ATGCATACGTGCAAGCCTGTAAGTACACTGTTAGCTCCTCATTTTAAACTTTCAGAGTTACAAAAGCCTCAGTCCGAAGATGAGGTGGAGCATATGTTAAAGGTTCCTTATGCCAGCGCA GGAGCTTCTGATATTGGTCTAACCTTTCAAAAaggtggtggaggtatttcaaTTCTCGGTTATGTGGATTATGACTATGCAGGGGATCTTGACAGAAGGAGGTCCACAACTGGATACATCTTTGCTCTTGTTGGCAGTGTTGTTAGTTGGAAATCGACTCTGCAGTCGATTATTGCTTTGTCTACGACAGAAGCAGAATACATGGTAGCAACGAAGGTGGTGAAAGAAGCTATCTGGTTGAAAGGTTTAGTGGTGGAATTGAGTTTGGTTCAGTAG